A region of Halorhabdus rudnickae DNA encodes the following proteins:
- the pstC gene encoding phosphate ABC transporter permease subunit PstC, giving the protein MFQQPFATVSTRIDRTVARVRDYRARTADGAIAMHAVGIVSTVLSFALFFGGSDLTIVPFLVFLGTVAFGWRRYQAELAKGLTLLTTVATVAILVLIIGFLLIDAFPAFRHMGLDLLLRTEDPFWQAPTPDGIYALTPMMVGTALTTLIAMAIAAPFGIAGAVFISEIAPPRIREIVKPGIELMAGIPSITYGFVGLTIVNAYFYDQFRTPTIGDYFTAGLMIGLMALPTVVTIAEDALNAVPDSMKDGSMAMGSTKWQTTKSVTVPAALSGVSSGVLLGIGRAMGETMAATVMLSHTKGIPGPPFDVFSRWGETLTTVIASEGAHARGMHLSVLFAGGVILFGMVMALSVASQYVEWRMQRKLGGRQ; this is encoded by the coding sequence ATGTTTCAACAGCCATTCGCCACAGTTTCGACACGTATCGATCGTACTGTCGCTCGTGTGCGTGACTATCGGGCACGAACAGCCGACGGTGCGATCGCCATGCACGCTGTCGGCATCGTTTCGACCGTTCTTTCGTTTGCGCTGTTTTTCGGTGGCTCGGACCTGACGATCGTTCCGTTTCTGGTGTTTCTCGGCACAGTCGCGTTCGGCTGGCGCCGCTACCAGGCGGAACTCGCAAAGGGACTGACGCTGCTGACGACAGTCGCAACGGTCGCCATTCTCGTATTGATCATCGGGTTCCTGCTGATCGACGCGTTCCCCGCCTTTCGCCACATGGGACTGGACCTGTTGCTCAGAACCGAGGATCCGTTCTGGCAAGCACCAACTCCGGATGGGATCTACGCGTTGACGCCGATGATGGTCGGGACGGCACTGACGACACTCATCGCCATGGCGATCGCAGCTCCCTTCGGCATCGCGGGCGCGGTGTTCATCAGCGAGATCGCGCCGCCGCGAATCCGGGAGATCGTCAAGCCGGGGATCGAACTGATGGCCGGCATCCCGTCGATTACATACGGCTTCGTCGGCCTCACCATTGTCAACGCGTACTTTTACGATCAGTTTCGCACGCCGACGATCGGCGATTACTTCACGGCCGGCCTGATGATCGGCCTGATGGCGTTGCCGACGGTCGTCACCATCGCCGAAGACGCGCTCAACGCGGTGCCCGACTCGATGAAAGACGGCTCGATGGCGATGGGCTCGACAAAGTGGCAGACGACAAAAAGCGTCACCGTCCCGGCGGCCCTCTCTGGCGTCTCATCGGGCGTCCTGCTTGGTATCGGTCGCGCCATGGGCGAAACCATGGCCGCGACAGTCATGCTCAGCCACACCAAGGGCATTCCGGGACCGCCATTCGATGTCTTCTCCCGATGGGGCGAGACGCTAACGACCGTCATTGCCTCTGAGGGTGCCCACGCCAGAGGCATGCATCTCAGCGTCCTGTTCGCAGGTGGTGTCATCCTCTTTGGGATGGTGATGGCGCTGAGTGTCGCCTCCCAGTACGTCGAGTGGCGGATGCAACGGAAACTCGGAGGGAGACAATGA
- a CDS encoding PstS family phosphate ABC transporter substrate-binding protein, translating into MTRDSTRPDGASRRKFILSAGALGVGALAGCSGGNNTTESQPEADDGESGGKQNTSTPTESGDSMDTSVLTGDGSSTVFPITNTGSSYWNSNPEPGDEDYWPAEWASETYDTDMRLADFFAQDYGYEETGERSVPPFRVSIALSHSGTGIEGAMEGRVDIGDASASAEAELAGSNPGEETLNNFVNHVVGVDGQPIVASREIVDAGVSQITLDELKGIYRQEITNWSELGGPDREILALGRAEGSGTDTSFRSNVYGDPEAPISPDQRFGQNQQLQQAVSQADNAIAYIALAFVEPDGATPPIGLEIDGTLYEYGNNLGAQEYPLSRDLHAYTWKDTSRKEAAFINFLLSDFGQEVFVKGNNYFALPDDRLENQREMVAASNYE; encoded by the coding sequence ATGACGCGAGATTCGACGCGTCCAGACGGGGCATCACGGCGGAAATTCATCCTCTCGGCCGGCGCGCTCGGGGTCGGTGCGCTGGCGGGCTGTAGCGGTGGGAATAATACGACTGAGAGCCAGCCAGAAGCCGACGACGGCGAGAGTGGAGGCAAACAAAACACCTCGACACCGACGGAATCAGGTGACTCGATGGACACGAGCGTCCTGACGGGCGACGGCTCCTCGACGGTGTTCCCAATCACGAACACTGGTTCGAGTTACTGGAACTCAAACCCCGAACCCGGCGACGAGGACTACTGGCCCGCAGAGTGGGCGTCCGAGACCTACGACACGGACATGCGGCTCGCGGACTTCTTCGCCCAGGATTATGGCTACGAAGAGACTGGCGAGCGCTCGGTCCCGCCGTTCCGCGTCTCGATCGCGCTGTCGCACTCCGGGACCGGCATCGAAGGTGCCATGGAAGGGCGCGTCGACATCGGCGATGCGTCGGCGTCCGCAGAAGCCGAACTCGCTGGCTCGAACCCCGGCGAGGAGACGCTCAATAACTTCGTCAATCACGTCGTCGGCGTCGACGGCCAGCCCATCGTGGCCAGTCGAGAGATCGTGGACGCTGGCGTCTCCCAGATCACACTCGACGAACTCAAGGGCATCTACCGCCAGGAGATCACCAACTGGAGCGAACTGGGTGGCCCGGATCGTGAAATCCTCGCCCTGGGTCGCGCCGAGGGATCGGGCACCGACACCTCCTTCCGGAGCAACGTCTACGGTGACCCCGAGGCTCCAATCAGTCCCGACCAGCGCTTCGGCCAGAACCAACAGCTTCAGCAGGCAGTCTCTCAGGCGGACAACGCCATCGCCTACATCGCCCTGGCGTTCGTCGAACCCGACGGGGCGACGCCGCCGATCGGCCTCGAGATCGACGGGACCCTCTATGAGTACGGCAATAACCTGGGCGCCCAGGAGTACCCCCTATCGCGAGATCTGCACGCCTACACCTGGAAAGACACCTCCCGAAAGGAGGCGGCCTTCATCAACTTCCTCCTGAGTGACTTCGGACAAGAGGTCTTCGTGAAGGGTAACAACTACTTTGCGCTCCCCGATGACCGCCTCGAAAACCAACGTGAGATGGTCGCCGCTTCGAATTACGAGTAG
- a CDS encoding DNA double-strand break repair nuclease NurA translates to MTLDPVHVEGIARLAGRLEGRVENAEHRDLAETVWAEFLDPLYRDDEVVLEPLDEQYRRAAPLPEIALEERPFDTQHGLDSGTINPTTFKNGLVLDVAQAAMAAVPSDLDLHRSRTVVVGAHTNDSTIDLGDDEWRRNDDGYTHERLFEVPRVDRYAQTVVHALALYLAESHHALERAEDVADLLILDGPIYPTGLLNWADRHPELANLLETDERPLDVVENYVRLVERFVDRDVPIVGFVKNSEANGLTRALRERTAAPWANDNALFEHVLSRREGGEIRTDTITYTNWFRSRVGTDRVLSAAGDALGIERSLDPEAYEVTFFALYDPRTELVYRVEAPYAVTSDPDRREHLTKQIVADVATERGPPVAVAKADELARIGAAGKEQLRDRIGREFDSDPQRSYDDHRWGTGRDSVDTSGRE, encoded by the coding sequence ATGACGCTCGATCCGGTACACGTCGAGGGGATCGCGCGACTGGCTGGCCGACTCGAGGGACGCGTCGAGAACGCCGAGCATCGCGATCTCGCCGAGACCGTCTGGGCGGAGTTCCTCGATCCCCTGTATCGTGACGACGAAGTGGTCCTCGAACCGCTCGACGAGCAGTACCGGCGGGCGGCGCCGCTTCCCGAGATCGCCCTCGAAGAGCGACCCTTCGACACCCAACACGGCCTGGACTCGGGAACCATCAACCCCACGACGTTCAAGAACGGCCTCGTCCTGGACGTCGCGCAGGCGGCAATGGCGGCCGTCCCGTCAGACCTGGATCTCCACCGCAGTCGGACGGTCGTCGTCGGCGCACACACCAACGACTCGACTATCGACCTCGGCGACGACGAGTGGCGCCGGAACGACGACGGGTACACCCACGAACGCCTGTTCGAGGTGCCGCGGGTTGACCGCTACGCCCAGACAGTCGTCCACGCCCTGGCGCTGTATCTCGCCGAAAGCCACCACGCGCTCGAGCGTGCCGAAGACGTGGCCGACCTCCTGATCCTCGACGGGCCGATCTACCCGACCGGGTTGCTCAACTGGGCCGACCGACACCCCGAGCTGGCGAACTTGCTGGAGACCGACGAGCGCCCCCTCGACGTCGTCGAGAACTACGTCCGCCTGGTCGAACGGTTCGTCGACCGCGACGTGCCGATCGTCGGGTTTGTCAAGAACAGCGAGGCGAACGGATTGACACGGGCGTTGCGCGAGCGAACGGCTGCGCCCTGGGCGAACGACAACGCCCTCTTCGAACACGTCCTCTCCCGACGAGAGGGTGGAGAGATCCGAACCGACACGATCACGTACACCAACTGGTTCCGGTCGCGGGTCGGGACAGATCGCGTGCTCTCGGCGGCCGGCGATGCCCTCGGGATCGAACGATCGCTCGATCCAGAAGCCTACGAAGTAACGTTCTTCGCACTGTACGATCCCCGGACCGAGTTGGTCTACCGGGTCGAAGCGCCCTACGCCGTGACGAGCGATCCCGACCGGCGGGAGCACTTGACCAAACAGATCGTCGCCGACGTGGCCACAGAGCGCGGCCCTCCGGTCGCTGTCGCCAAGGCCGACGAACTCGCCCGGATCGGCGCCGCGGGCAAAGAACAACTGCGCGATCGTATCGGCCGGGAGTTCGACAGCGACCCGCAACGCTCCTATGACGATCACCGGTGGGGTACCGGCCGTGATTCGGTCGATACCTCGGGGAGGGAGTGA
- the gpmI gene encoding 2,3-bisphosphoglycerate-independent phosphoglycerate mutase — translation MDAGLIILDGWGLNDDEGARDAVKAADTPNFDAYWDAGGHSRLDVSGRRVGLPEGQMGNSEVGHLNIGAGRVVKQDTTRITDDIEDGSFFENENLLAAMEYANDNDGRVHFMGLVSDGGVHSRQTHLHALIEMAADNGVEAVTHAFMDGRDTSPTGGADYLRELQGVIDENGTGDVATVTGRYHAMDRDQNWERTKKAYDAIVDREAEFSAPDPVTATEESYDRDTTDEFIEPTLVEGGAALEDGDAVIFFNFRSDRARQLTRMLNSIDPDWEFDTAPPETHYVTMTQYDETFDLPVAYPPNRPANTLGEVVSEAGGTQLRLAESEKYPHVTYFLNGGREVKFDGELREIVESPDVPTYDEQPEMSAEGVTDTAIQYIESDDPDLMVLNYANPDMVGHTGDFDAAIAAVEAVDEQLGRLVDSVQAAGADVLITADHGNADDLGTVEDPHTAHTLNDVPIVYLTSDGDDGGRTVRSGGSLCDIAPTLLELLAVDEPAEMTGESLLE, via the coding sequence ATGGATGCAGGACTTATCATCCTCGACGGCTGGGGTCTCAACGACGACGAAGGCGCCCGCGATGCGGTAAAGGCCGCGGATACGCCGAACTTCGACGCTTACTGGGACGCTGGCGGACACAGTCGACTGGATGTCTCGGGCCGCCGTGTCGGCCTCCCGGAGGGTCAGATGGGCAACAGCGAGGTCGGCCATCTCAACATCGGTGCCGGTCGCGTCGTCAAACAGGACACCACCCGGATCACTGACGACATCGAGGACGGCTCGTTCTTCGAGAACGAGAACCTGCTGGCGGCGATGGAGTACGCCAACGACAACGACGGGCGGGTCCACTTCATGGGCCTAGTTAGCGACGGCGGGGTCCACTCCCGGCAGACCCACCTCCACGCGCTCATCGAGATGGCTGCCGACAACGGCGTCGAAGCGGTCACGCACGCCTTCATGGACGGCCGGGACACGTCGCCGACCGGCGGCGCGGACTACCTCCGGGAACTGCAAGGTGTTATCGACGAGAACGGCACTGGCGATGTCGCGACTGTGACGGGCCGCTATCACGCCATGGACCGCGACCAGAACTGGGAGCGAACGAAGAAAGCCTACGACGCCATCGTCGATCGCGAGGCCGAGTTCTCGGCACCCGATCCCGTAACGGCCACAGAGGAATCCTACGACCGGGATACCACCGACGAGTTCATCGAACCGACGCTGGTCGAGGGCGGCGCGGCCCTCGAAGACGGTGACGCCGTGATCTTCTTCAATTTCCGGTCGGATCGGGCTCGTCAGCTCACTCGGATGCTCAACTCGATCGATCCGGACTGGGAGTTCGACACCGCGCCGCCCGAGACCCACTACGTCACGATGACCCAATACGACGAGACGTTTGACCTCCCGGTAGCCTATCCGCCCAACCGGCCGGCGAACACGTTGGGCGAGGTCGTCTCCGAAGCGGGCGGGACGCAGTTGCGCCTCGCCGAGTCCGAGAAGTACCCTCACGTGACGTACTTCCTCAACGGCGGCCGCGAGGTCAAATTCGACGGTGAACTCCGCGAGATCGTCGAGAGTCCGGACGTGCCCACCTACGACGAACAGCCAGAGATGAGCGCGGAGGGCGTGACTGACACCGCCATCCAGTACATCGAGAGCGACGACCCGGACCTGATGGTCCTGAACTACGCCAACCCCGACATGGTCGGTCACACTGGTGACTTCGATGCCGCGATCGCCGCCGTCGAAGCCGTCGACGAACAGCTCGGTCGGCTCGTCGATTCGGTCCAGGCGGCCGGTGCTGACGTCCTCATCACTGCCGACCACGGTAACGCCGATGACCTCGGCACGGTCGAGGATCCCCATACTGCCCACACGCTCAACGATGTCCCGATCGTCTATCTCACCAGCGACGGTGACGACGGCGGCCGGACGGTTCGCTCGGGTGGGTCGCTATGTGATATCGCACCGACGCTACTGGAACTGCTCGCCGTCGACGAACCGGCGGAGATGACCGGCGAGTCCCTACTCGAATAA
- a CDS encoding M48 family metallopeptidase: MAVVGSILFGFYAVVALFAYAAFGGGTTVLALILLGSVLFVGVQYKIGKWAALRSVGAQDMPEDDPRFRDIHRSIERMSDRMGIDKPRVMVAEMGVPNAFAVGRKKAGVVVVSAELIHMLEHEELEGVLAHELAHIRNRDVVMMVIGQGIASIVGIVAQFSVLFAGDNDFGDFIMAMVVGNIVQFIVSIFVMAISRYREYVADSDAAQITGGEPLARALEKISSADHSSSRIDEQASALCIQGEERSLLSKIFSTHPPTEERIRRLRD, encoded by the coding sequence ATGGCCGTCGTCGGGTCCATCCTGTTCGGATTCTACGCGGTAGTGGCACTGTTCGCCTACGCCGCCTTCGGCGGTGGCACGACGGTGCTCGCGTTGATCCTGCTGGGCAGCGTTCTCTTCGTCGGCGTCCAATACAAGATCGGTAAGTGGGCGGCCCTCCGGAGTGTCGGTGCACAGGACATGCCGGAAGACGACCCTCGATTCCGGGATATCCACCGTTCGATCGAGCGGATGAGCGACCGGATGGGTATCGACAAACCCCGCGTGATGGTCGCCGAGATGGGCGTGCCCAACGCCTTCGCCGTCGGTCGAAAGAAAGCCGGCGTCGTGGTCGTTTCGGCGGAACTCATCCACATGCTCGAGCACGAAGAATTGGAGGGTGTCCTCGCACACGAACTGGCCCATATCCGCAATCGCGACGTGGTGATGATGGTGATCGGCCAGGGCATCGCCTCGATCGTCGGTATCGTCGCCCAGTTCTCCGTGCTGTTTGCAGGTGACAACGACTTCGGCGACTTCATCATGGCGATGGTCGTCGGGAACATCGTCCAGTTCATCGTCTCGATCTTCGTGATGGCTATCTCGCGGTACCGCGAGTACGTCGCCGACAGTGATGCCGCCCAGATCACGGGTGGTGAACCGCTTGCGCGCGCCCTCGAGAAGATCAGCTCGGCCGATCACAGCAGCTCCCGAATCGACGAGCAGGCCAGTGCCCTCTGTATCCAGGGTGAAGAACGGAGTTTGCTGTCGAAAATCTTCTCGACGCACCCGCCGACCGAGGAACGCATCCGGCGCCTCCGGGACTGA
- a CDS encoding YbjQ family protein, whose amino-acid sequence MEFVTTETVPGEEIDEALGIARGNTVKARNVGRDITQSIRNITGGELKAYSELLTDARDEAMQRMADDARSMGADAVVNVRLESSEIANGGSEVIAYGTAVTFE is encoded by the coding sequence ATGGAGTTCGTCACGACCGAAACAGTCCCAGGAGAAGAGATCGACGAAGCGCTCGGTATCGCCCGCGGAAACACGGTCAAGGCCCGCAACGTCGGGCGTGACATCACCCAAAGTATCCGCAATATCACTGGCGGGGAGTTGAAAGCCTACTCCGAGTTGTTGACCGACGCTCGCGACGAGGCCATGCAGCGGATGGCCGACGACGCCCGCTCGATGGGAGCCGACGCAGTCGTCAACGTTCGCCTAGAGAGTTCCGAGATCGCCAACGGCGGCTCGGAGGTCATCGCCTACGGGACCGCGGTTACGTTCGAGTGA
- a CDS encoding colicin D domain-containing protein — protein sequence MSDIGNTSISLDSIEDALDRICRVDILERQLQRKFKHTDDFGVAGNWNSNNKEVFQNPLTRHIADTATRSIDGTYRGRNVTYPDNSQTGNTVIVSTDGWKYRYSYNNAQAVVDANSIGIVGASRFRLIRGFFSSFNWGMGSACTIEGEVHRVSRL from the coding sequence GTGAGTGACATAGGAAATACAAGTATCTCATTAGATAGCATTGAAGACGCTCTTGATAGGATCTGCCGTGTGGATATCCTGGAACGGCAATTACAACGTAAGTTCAAGCATACGGATGATTTCGGGGTGGCCGGGAACTGGAATAGTAATAACAAAGAAGTATTCCAAAATCCCCTCACACGTCATATTGCAGATACAGCAACTCGATCAATCGACGGTACGTATCGTGGTAGGAATGTGACCTATCCTGATAACTCTCAGACGGGTAATACCGTGATTGTCTCGACCGACGGTTGGAAATATAGATATTCTTACAATAATGCACAGGCAGTTGTCGATGCCAATTCCATCGGAATCGTCGGGGCGAGCCGATTTCGACTCATTCGCGGATTCTTTTCCTCGTTTAACTGGGGAATGGGCTCGGCTTGTACAATCGAAGGCGAGGTTCATCGCGTCTCAAGGTTGTAA
- a CDS encoding helix-turn-helix domain-containing protein — MNHQSSPGVDTVDEDERPGFDSRRPLTAVLVVEGADCICPAAGAGDDTSPIDHHLIDNTCHVTTCASTEDATVHYRRTTTHGECVCRIVASHGCNPSLQAISGRSVVVRTNPPDRETLRDVVMDLRESAGSVHLKQLVKGGSDERRSELVDLENLTDIERETIDWAIIAGYYDRPRTVEFEELADEIGISKSALSKRLSSAEAKVMQDLFSDGA; from the coding sequence ATGAATCACCAATCGAGTCCTGGGGTCGATACAGTCGACGAAGACGAGAGACCGGGATTCGATTCCCGACGCCCACTAACTGCCGTACTGGTCGTCGAAGGGGCCGACTGTATCTGTCCCGCGGCGGGCGCTGGTGATGATACTTCGCCCATCGATCATCACTTGATCGATAATACCTGTCACGTCACCACGTGTGCCAGCACCGAAGACGCCACAGTCCACTACCGACGGACGACGACCCACGGGGAGTGCGTCTGTCGCATCGTCGCATCCCACGGCTGTAATCCTTCTCTCCAGGCGATTAGCGGACGGTCGGTAGTCGTTAGAACGAACCCCCCCGACAGAGAGACGTTACGGGACGTCGTTATGGACCTCAGAGAGAGCGCGGGGAGCGTCCACCTCAAGCAACTGGTCAAAGGGGGGTCCGATGAACGTCGATCGGAACTTGTCGACCTCGAGAACCTGACCGACATCGAGCGTGAGACGATCGACTGGGCGATCATCGCCGGCTACTACGATCGACCGCGGACAGTCGAATTCGAGGAGTTAGCCGACGAGATTGGTATCTCGAAGTCGGCCCTCTCGAAACGACTGTCCTCAGCGGAGGCAAAAGTCATGCAGGACCTGTTCAGCGACGGAGCCTAG
- a CDS encoding 4Fe-4S ferredoxin N-terminal domain-containing protein, with protein sequence MARRLDDEDWEQSAEEILAESTHSTELGKQMGRDAVRVSIGEMSEADFHEKYHDVVLEEFGVDDRPTKPEGFDE encoded by the coding sequence ATGGCGCGTCGGCTAGACGACGAGGATTGGGAACAGTCGGCCGAGGAGATCCTTGCGGAAAGCACCCACAGTACGGAGTTGGGGAAACAGATGGGTCGGGACGCAGTCCGGGTCAGTATCGGAGAGATGTCCGAGGCAGATTTCCACGAGAAGTATCACGACGTCGTCCTTGAGGAGTTCGGCGTCGACGACCGACCGACGAAACCGGAGGGGTTCGATGAGTGA
- a CDS encoding molybdopterin-containing oxidoreductase family protein: MSEQDGVTRRNVLLSAGAAAGVLGVGGSNVLQSLSDDSGVNDVERFLQENTVVHGYCSPNCRGHCPLDIHVRDGQIRKVEPAIPDREEFRRACTLGQTHLHRTYNPNRLKYPMKRSDWSPENPNPQGRGPDAEFERIEWAEALDYVADEMDRIRNEYSPESVYFELGSGGSGINGTVYSRLANLFGGTMMSWSIDINVGLGFRRITGAGYFNTPTNMRTDIKNADTILIWGGNVFRSRLNPDARFLLDAIEGGTKIVGIDPVYNQTTAKSDLWLPVKPGKDIHLVMGMIHTVLDEDLEDTEFLRERTLAPALVRTDNGNLLKTGDVLPEGDDETPVAYDADAGQAVALEPETYGEYALRGTFDIDGYEVRTALTELEESVAAYAPEDIEETIGVDADNVRQAVRWLATRGPGGVMTGLGVDRYVYGHVFGQAYAILLALTGDYGRSGCVTGGRFAGSGYKSDYGTVDGSPGTRTLQQKGILSALQGDADPPLKMMYTQSSNFVANQLPDRQQWIDSLSNLDLVAVADIHHTPTVQHADIVLPASHWTEREDVTGAGEHPHAMYREPVHDPLWESKSDHWMIAELADRLGYGEHFERDRTALLRKILEAEDRFTFEEIREKGTIHLETDEVIFKDEFNTPTGRLEIYDEDAPSEKGVSLELPVPLEDRTADDHELADEYPLLFMQGHSKWRIHSQWAENPLMREINPEPRIDINPQDARDRGIEDGEYVRVYNDRGEMVVKAKYNDAYRPGHVNTDQGWWEEHYIAGHHNDLTHTDVSETIENFAFYDTRVEIEPAPDDLDTSKYDDPAETDWIGDFQHGGDTA, translated from the coding sequence ATGAGTGAGCAAGATGGCGTCACGCGCCGGAACGTCCTGCTCAGTGCCGGGGCGGCCGCGGGGGTCCTCGGTGTCGGCGGATCGAACGTGCTCCAGTCGTTGAGCGACGATTCGGGTGTCAACGACGTCGAGCGATTCTTACAGGAGAACACGGTCGTCCATGGCTACTGTTCGCCGAACTGTCGGGGGCACTGCCCGCTCGACATCCATGTTCGGGACGGACAGATCCGGAAAGTCGAACCCGCGATCCCCGACCGGGAAGAGTTTCGACGGGCCTGTACGCTGGGACAGACCCACCTCCACCGGACGTACAACCCCAACCGGCTGAAGTACCCGATGAAGCGAAGCGACTGGTCGCCCGAGAATCCGAATCCACAGGGGCGGGGACCAGACGCCGAGTTCGAGCGAATCGAGTGGGCCGAAGCGCTCGATTACGTTGCCGATGAGATGGACCGTATCCGGAACGAATACAGCCCCGAGAGTGTCTACTTCGAACTCGGGTCCGGCGGCAGCGGTATCAACGGCACGGTGTACAGCCGGCTGGCGAACCTCTTTGGCGGGACGATGATGTCCTGGTCGATCGACATCAACGTCGGCCTCGGCTTCCGACGGATCACCGGTGCAGGGTACTTCAATACCCCCACCAACATGCGGACTGACATCAAGAACGCCGATACGATCCTGATTTGGGGCGGTAACGTGTTCAGAAGCCGCCTCAATCCAGACGCGCGTTTCCTGCTGGATGCTATCGAGGGCGGGACGAAAATCGTCGGGATCGACCCAGTGTACAACCAGACGACAGCCAAGTCCGACCTTTGGTTGCCTGTCAAGCCTGGTAAGGACATTCACCTCGTGATGGGCATGATCCATACCGTGCTTGATGAGGACCTGGAGGACACCGAGTTCCTCAGAGAACGGACGCTCGCGCCGGCGCTCGTCAGAACCGACAACGGCAATCTTCTGAAGACCGGGGACGTCCTCCCCGAAGGCGACGACGAAACGCCGGTCGCCTACGACGCGGACGCCGGCCAAGCGGTGGCACTCGAACCGGAGACGTACGGCGAGTACGCGCTGCGAGGGACTTTCGATATCGACGGCTACGAAGTTCGGACGGCACTGACGGAACTTGAGGAATCCGTCGCCGCCTACGCGCCGGAGGACATCGAGGAAACCATCGGCGTCGATGCCGATAACGTCCGACAAGCAGTCCGCTGGCTCGCAACGCGCGGGCCTGGCGGCGTCATGACGGGGCTCGGTGTCGATCGGTACGTCTACGGCCATGTCTTCGGTCAGGCGTACGCGATTCTCCTGGCACTCACCGGTGATTACGGACGCAGCGGTTGTGTCACTGGCGGCCGGTTCGCCGGTTCCGGATACAAGAGCGATTACGGAACCGTCGATGGAAGTCCAGGGACGAGAACGCTCCAGCAGAAGGGAATCCTCTCGGCATTGCAGGGCGACGCTGACCCGCCGCTGAAGATGATGTACACCCAGTCCTCGAACTTCGTCGCTAACCAACTCCCTGACCGTCAGCAGTGGATCGACTCGCTGTCGAACCTGGACCTCGTCGCAGTGGCCGACATCCATCACACACCCACTGTCCAGCATGCAGATATCGTTCTTCCGGCCTCGCACTGGACCGAGCGCGAGGACGTCACAGGGGCCGGCGAACATCCTCACGCGATGTACCGCGAACCGGTCCACGATCCGCTGTGGGAGTCCAAATCGGACCACTGGATGATCGCGGAACTGGCCGACCGGTTGGGATACGGCGAGCACTTCGAACGCGATCGGACAGCATTACTCCGGAAGATCCTGGAGGCGGAAGACCGGTTCACCTTCGAGGAGATCCGCGAGAAGGGGACTATCCACCTCGAAACCGACGAGGTCATCTTCAAAGACGAGTTCAATACCCCCACCGGTCGCCTCGAGATCTACGACGAGGACGCGCCCAGTGAGAAGGGAGTCTCCCTCGAACTCCCGGTTCCTCTGGAGGATCGAACGGCCGACGATCACGAACTGGCCGACGAATACCCGCTGTTGTTCATGCAGGGACACTCGAAATGGCGGATCCACTCACAGTGGGCCGAGAACCCCTTGATGCGGGAGATCAACCCGGAGCCACGGATCGATATCAACCCACAGGACGCCAGAGACCGCGGGATTGAGGACGGCGAGTACGTCCGGGTTTACAACGACCGCGGCGAGATGGTCGTCAAGGCCAAGTACAACGACGCTTATCGCCCCGGCCACGTCAATACCGACCAGGGGTGGTGGGAAGAGCACTACATCGCCGGCCACCATAACGACTTGACCCACACCGACGTCAGCGAGACAATCGAGAACTTTGCGTTCTACGATACTCGCGTCGAGATTGAACCAGCCCCGGACGACCTTGATACGAGCAAGTACGACGATCCGGCTGAGACAGATTGGATCGGAGACTTCCAACACGGCGGTGATACAGCATGA